In a genomic window of Xenopus laevis strain J_2021 chromosome 5S, Xenopus_laevis_v10.1, whole genome shotgun sequence:
- the gpr35.S gene encoding G-protein coupled receptor 35, with protein sequence MMASLNQKIPYSMTTLPSSTVNSNQTGNCTRIMEERNVTLAMFQLVLLALILFFGTLFNSFAIWVFCFKMKKWTETRVLMISLLFSDCCLLITIPFRIYATQHQWDLPRELCNVLTYAYFMNTYLSIAIITLISVDRYIAIKFPLRSRSFRSPKKAALACAIVFALLLSTRIFILLTGDSKLSSPGFCFRKTSTRPLKRSLYFTLMGFYIPLPIIIFCTTEVVRFLKTKDKVSVYEHECIQKSIKIMSANLVIFLVCFLPLHIGNIIRFVIESLSLDCILKKQINDYVYAAQVIGDLNCCLDSVCYYFVAKEFWESTSMLPRSNQLTPFPETEDINL encoded by the exons at GATGGCATCTTTAAATCAGAAAATCCCATATTCTATGACAACGTTACCATCTTCCACTG TAAATTCCAATCAAACAGGCAATTGCACGAGGATAATGGAGGAGAGGAATGTGACTCTGGCTATGTTTCAGCTGGTCCTTTTAGCTTTGATCCTATTTTTTGGGACATTATTTAACTCATTTGCAATATGGGTTTTTTGTTTTAAGATGAAGAAATGGACAGAGACAAGAGTTTTAATGATTAGCCTGTTGTTCAGTGACTGTTGCTTGCTCATTACCATTCCCTTCCGTATCTACGCCACACAGCACCAATGGGACCTCCCCAGAGAACTGTGTAACGTCCTTACCTATGCCTACTTTATGAACACGTATTTGAGTATTGCCATTATTACACTGATTTCTGTGGACAGATACATTGCAATAAAATTCCCCCTCCGATCAAGATCATTTCGCTCCCCAAAGAAAGCCGCATTGGCTTGTGCTATTGTTTTTGCACTCTTGCTATCTACAcgcatttttattttactcaccGGTGATTCCAAGTTATCATCTCCTGGCTTCTGCTTCCGAAAGACATCTACCAGACCATTAAAGAGAAGTTTGTACTTCACCCTTATGGGCTTTTACATTCCTCTGCCCATAATCATATTTTGCACAACAGAAGTCGTCAGGTTCTTGAAGACAAAGGATAAAGTGAGTGTATATGAACATGAATGCATTCAGAAATCCATTAAAATAATGTCCGCCAATCTCGTAATTTTCCTGGTTTGCTTTTTGCCTCTGCATATTGGAAATATTATCAGGTTTGTGATTGAGAGTTTGAGTCTGGACTgcatactaaaaaaacaaatcaacgaTTATGTTTATGCAGCACAAGTCATCGGTGACCTAAACTGTTGCCTGGATAGTGTCTGTTATTATTTTGTAGCCAAGGAATTCTGGGAGTCAACATCAATGTTGCCAAGGTCAAACCAATTAACACCATTTCCAGAAACAGAAGACATAAATCTTTAG